AGGCTTTCAAGCAGCATTCCAATGATAAGGGGTTTTGAGATTCCAATTTTACGCTTGTGGGCAAAGATAGCTATTCCAGCAGCACCAGCTAAACTTCCTAAGGTGCCAACTGAGTTGAGCAGACCATAAACAATCTCCCCTGTGGTCAAATTTTTGAGAGCACTGAAGACAAAAATCCTCGCTGGGGCTATTGCAAAGTTGAAGAGCAGAACTAACGCAATTCCGACAAAAACGGTTATGTTAGAAATTCTGGATTGAACCAATTCACTTCTCTCTCCAATTGTCTCTTCTCGTCTCACTGCGATGTTGATGTATGGAATGAGAAGTAGAGCTCCAATTAAGAGAAAAACCGCATCCAAAAGCATGAGCTTAATCCCAAAAAGGTAAGCAAGATAACCCACAACGGGAAACACAACAAGAGAAGTTACCTCTCCGACGGTTTGTACTTTTGCGTTGAGCTTTTGAAGCTCAGACTCTTCAAGAGTCATGGAAGCTATAAGCGTAAAGCCGAAGTATCTATGAAGAACATCAAGAGCCGAGATTAGTGAAATTAAAACGTAAAATGCCCAAATATTTGAAGCAAACTTTATTATTGTCAGAGCAAAGAAAGACTGAATAAGCAATGCAAGAAAAGCGAGCCTAACTTTTTTCTCAGTCTTATCAAGAAAGCGGCCCATTAAAGGTGGTGCTATGACCCAAGGAAGCATGGAGGCTAAAGAATAGCCCGCCACGCTAAGGAGTGAAGTGGTCTCGTTGAGGAGGTGCCACGGCAGAGCTATGCTTTCAATTGCATCCCCAATGACTCTAAGCACAGTCGTGAAAAGTAAAAGGGCGTAAAGTCTCTGCTTCATGAATTATCATGGGGAAGAAGGTTTTAAAAATTTATGAACGTACCCTCATACTATGAAGTGGGACTTTGACAGATGGGCTGAAACCTACGACGAGGATGTGGCTAGGAAAGACTGGATACACAGGAATTACGAGAAAGTTCTTAAACTCGTCGCAGAGAAAGCAAAAGGAGTTGTAGTTGATATCGGCTGTGGTACGGGAAACATTCTAAGATTTATTAAGTGTGAGCAGTACATCGGTGTTGAACCCTCAGGAGAAATGAGGAAAGTTTTCAAGGAGAAATGGGGCTTCGAACCTGTAAACGGCCACTTTTTGAACATCCCTCTGCCCGATGGAATTGCGAATACTGTGATAACGACCTACGCGTTTCACCACGTGCCCGACGAAGAAAAGGAGAAAGCAATAAAGGAGATGTTCCGGGTTCTAAAACCTGATGGGAGGCTTATTATAGCTGATGTTATGTTTAAGTCCGAGAAGGAAAAGCGACGTATCGGTGAGGAGGACGGTATAACTGAGGAGATTGAGGATGAGTACTTCGCGACCATAGAGCATTTGCGGAAGGTATGTGAGAGAGGGGAGCTTGTGTTTACATTTGAGCAGGTAACTAGGTATGTGTGGGTTGTTGAGGTGAAAAGAACTACTCGATGATAATGAGACCATCCTCCATTATGGGCTCTCTGTTCACAAACACCTTTGGATTCAGCAGGACGAAGTCACTACAGTTCCTTCCTAAACACCAAGACATCCGGCTCCTTAAAACCTGTCCAGTTCTTAAAACCGAGCTCCTTTAAAGGCTCAATTAAATCTTGCTTCTCTTCAGGGAGCATTATGTCGATGCTGTCGTAGCCTATGTTTCTGACCTCAAAGCTCATTGCAGGTAAAATGTTTTTTATAGTCTCAGTTGAGAGCTTGAAGGGTGTGAACGCAGGTTCATTTTCATGTATTAAAGCATAAAAGAATTTATAGCCTTTGTATTCCCTAACTTCTGCCTTTTTGTTTAGCCACTTAAGGCTTTCCTCACATCTATGTAAGAACTTCCAGCCATAGGGGATATATTCTTCATAATCGAGCTCATCTAAAGAGTTGATTCTTGAAAGTGTTGGTTCTTCTCCCTCTCCAAGCGCTCTCTGAATATAGTAAAACCGCTCTACAATCCTAAACCCATCTTTCTTTGCCATTGCAATGCTCTCTTTATTGAGGAAGTATGTTGAGAACTCCAGTGTATTAATAATACCTTTTTCTGCTAGTTCTTTCCCCTTATGAAGCATAAAGTTTTGGATTAATCTTCCAAGGCCTCGTTTTTGGTAATTGGGGTGAACTCTAAGACCTTCAAGCCAGCCGACTTTATCAGGTAAAATTGTAAGCTTTGCTGTTCCAATAACTTTTCCTTCCAGCTCAAGAACATAGAAGTTTCCATCCCTCAGCCAGTTCTCAAAAACTCTTCCGAGGTAGTCTTCACCTTCCCAGGTCAACTTTGCAATTTCCTCAATGAAGGGTTTATCTCCAAGTTTAGCTTCTCTTATTATTGGCCTCATATTGCTCACCACTCAGGAGTATTGCACACTAAGAATCTGCAACTTCCAAAGATTTTTATGAAGTGAAGCTATATAAAACCTTAGAGGTGCTGAGATGATTCCCCAAATCCACCTTCAAGTCCTGCGCAAACTGTATGAGAGGTTAAAGGATAGCAATGTGAACTGGGTCGTTACCGGAAGTCTTGGCTTTGCGCTCCAAGGAGTTCCTATTGAGCCCCATGATATTGATATCCAGACGGACAAAGAAGGAGCTTATGAAATCGAGCGCTTCTTTCCTGAGTTTGTAGTTGAGCCTGTGAGATTCAAGGAAAGTGAGAGAATCCGCTCGCACTTTGGAGCGCTGATGATTGAAGGCGTTAAGGTCGAGATAATGGGGGACATTCAAAAGAAAGTTAATGAGGAGTGGGAGCCGCCGGTGGACATAGACAAATACAAACGCTTTGTGCAGATCGAAGGTATGAAGATTCCAGTTTTGGATTTAGAATATGAGTATCAAGCTTATCTCAAGCTGGGAAGAGTTGAAAAAGCGAAGATGCTGAAGAAGTTCCTAGAAAAGAGAAGAAGAGACAACGTTTGACTATCTACAATCTTTCCCTATCGAAATCACAAATTTTTCGTTTATTCTAAATGAAGCAACGATCGTTCTGAATGAGAGATAGTCGAGAGGGGTATCAAAGTCTCTAGTTTTCTTAAAATCTATCTTCACTCTTTCGTTTTGGTTCCTGGAGAGCTTTAAAATTTGTTTCTCAATGAAAACTTCCAAACCTTTTGGGCTTAAAGGCTCTATCTTTAAGCTTACCCCCTCTCCGTAATTGAAGATTCCAAGCTCAAATGGAGTCTCATAGGCAACTAAATCAAAGGTCTTTTTCCCTTCCATAAAAGAGATTCCTGCAATTCTTGGCATTGTCCCTTCTTGCCCTGGCTGGCCCCTAAAGTAAACTTTCAAGCGCGCATTGCTCATAATATCAGCAAAAGAAATCTCATAGAATTTCTCACCGTGAAAGCTAACCTTCTTTCTGGAAACTTTGAACTCAAAGAGAGAATGAGCTTTGAGAAAGTTTTCGACAAAACTGCCCTTTCCAAACCTAAAAAGCCAGAGTTGCTTCCTTTTAGAGAGTATCGCTGGATAAAAGTTGAACTTTCTGTAAAGATTTAGAGCAGGGATATTATCGTATTCTGTCATTAAAAATTGAATATTGTGTCCTTTGCTTTCAGATATTTTGATGCACTCCTCTATGAGCTTTGTTCCAATCCCCTTTCCGTGGTATTCGGGATGCACTATTAAATTGACGATTTCCGCATAAGGCGGAAAGGCTACATCGAGAGTTACCTTTCCAACGACTCTATCATCAGACAACGCTACTAGGACTTTTGAATAGTTCCTCAGGCTCTTCCAAATATTAATAAGTTTTGGGCTGAATTTCCAGCCTAATGTATTATAAAGCTCCTCAACACCTTCTGCAAACTTCTCTTCAAACTCAAGGACTTGAACTTTCATTTGCCACTACCTCAATTTCTTTCTTTTTAGCTTGACTGCTTAAAGACGTATTACTAGTTGGGTATATTACACATCTATTAATTCAAACTTTTGGGTGACAACTATTATCCTTGGGCCGTTCAGCGTTACAGAACTCGCCACACGCTTTTATATCGAAATCATAAAGGTTTATTATTTTTTGCCACTCTTTTGGAAGCTTCTCTAATTATCTCGTCAAAGTCGTAAACGCTAGAGTGTGGCAAAGGAGACCCGAGTAAAGCCACAAGATCAAAGCTGTCATCCTCAAATTCCAGTCTTTTGACATCCATAAAATAAAACTTGGCTTTTGAACCTCTTTCCTTTGTAATTTCCTTAGCTTTTTGGATTGCATCTTTTTTAATGTCTACTCCAATGACCTTAAAGCCGAGTTCTTCTAAAGCAAAAGAGTTTAAATCTTTATTGATAAATTAAAATTTGGTGGTTATATGAAAAAGGTCTTATCTTTTCTCTTCATTGCATTACTCTTAGTTTCAACCTTTTCAACATATTCCTGGTGGCAATGCAGGGAAGAGAAGAAGAAAATGCTGGTGCAGATATACAATGAATTTGAAGTGAACAGGTGGGAACTTGAGCACATGGGAGAAACTTTTCAGCATTTACTTCAGAACAATATCTCTAATGATATTCTTCTGCTTTATCTTGAGAAGTACCAACATCACGTACTAGTTTTAGATAACGTTTTTGAAATCTTAAATTCCCACAGCGGAGAGGAAAAATACTGGAAGCTACATATTGCAATGGTGAATTTATTCGATGCTCTGAATAGTATGCGTGATAATCCCGAAAGCCTTAGAGAAAATCTGCAAGGCAATCTTGGAGCATTGAGGAAGTTTGACAAACTTTTCAAAGAGCTTTCACATTATCAGAGCCCAAATGAGATTCCAAACGAGTTGGTGGAGAATTTTCTTGAGGTTTCGAAAGAGTTAAGTGAAAAGTAAGAGGTGGTTCTATGAGCTTTCTCCAGCTATATCACGATGAGGCCATCAAAGTTTTTTATGAGAAGGGTGGAGATGAAGAGGATCTTTATTGGCTTGTTAGCAGCATCTTGATTAGATATCCGGAACACAGAGACGAGCTTGAAGTTAGAAAGAGACTGATGGATTTAATAGTTCAAGAGGTTGGTGGAAAAGTTCTGGATGTTGGCTGTGGTCTTGGAATTCTGACGTTCAGAATGGCACTTAAAGGTGAAGTCAAAAAAGCTGTGGGCATCGATAATAGTTGTGAAGTAATCAACTTCTGCAATCGTTTGAGAAATAGAATCACAGAGAAAGCAGAATTCTTATGCGGTGATTTCCTGAGCATAGAAATTAATGAGGAATTTAACTGTGTTGTCTTTCTCTACACGCTTCATGACTATGAACCGGAGCCATTTTTAGAAAAAGCTCTCAAAATATTGAGACACGAAGGGAGAATAATAATCGGCGATTTTGATATTAAGGGACTTAGAAAGAAAGTTAAGGCATTCGCACAAGAAAATGGGCTGGAAATCGTTAAAGATATTGCCATTGGAAGGGCAAAGACACATGGGGATTTCTATGAAGCATTTTTAATCA
The sequence above is drawn from the Thermococcus sp. EP1 genome and encodes:
- a CDS encoding MFS transporter → MKQRLYALLLFTTVLRVIGDAIESIALPWHLLNETTSLLSVAGYSLASMLPWVIAPPLMGRFLDKTEKKVRLAFLALLIQSFFALTIIKFASNIWAFYVLISLISALDVLHRYFGFTLIASMTLEESELQKLNAKVQTVGEVTSLVVFPVVGYLAYLFGIKLMLLDAVFLLIGALLLIPYINIAVRREETIGERSELVQSRISNITVFVGIALVLLFNFAIAPARIFVFSALKNLTTGEIVYGLLNSVGTLGSLAGAAGIAIFAHKRKIGISKPLIIGMLLESLAVLLLGLPSLVLLFAGILLLNFGRQLLNISFDSLFQRVIPLEKLGTYRGIFDALATLIIPLSQLTFAWLIEHDVGVSMLAVGVFGFGVLSTVGFFILVHSIKKMGFTKEEV
- a CDS encoding bifunctional 2-polyprenyl-6-hydroxyphenol methylase/3-demethylubiquinol 3-O-methyltransferase UbiG; this translates as MSFLQLYHDEAIKVFYEKGGDEEDLYWLVSSILIRYPEHRDELEVRKRLMDLIVQEVGGKVLDVGCGLGILTFRMALKGEVKKAVGIDNSCEVINFCNRLRNRITEKAEFLCGDFLSIEINEEFNCVVFLYTLHDYEPEPFLEKALKILRHEGRIIIGDFDIKGLRKKVKAFAQENGLEIVKDIAIGRAKTHGDFYEAFLITARR
- a CDS encoding nucleotidyltransferase domain-containing protein yields the protein MIPQIHLQVLRKLYERLKDSNVNWVVTGSLGFALQGVPIEPHDIDIQTDKEGAYEIERFFPEFVVEPVRFKESERIRSHFGALMIEGVKVEIMGDIQKKVNEEWEPPVDIDKYKRFVQIEGMKIPVLDLEYEYQAYLKLGRVEKAKMLKKFLEKRRRDNV
- a CDS encoding class I SAM-dependent methyltransferase; the protein is MNKDLNSFALEELGFKVIGVDIKKDAIQKAKEITKERGSKAKFYFMDVKRLEFEDDSFDLVALLGSPLPHSSVYDFDEIIREASKRVAKNNKPL
- a CDS encoding class I SAM-dependent methyltransferase, whose product is MKWDFDRWAETYDEDVARKDWIHRNYEKVLKLVAEKAKGVVVDIGCGTGNILRFIKCEQYIGVEPSGEMRKVFKEKWGFEPVNGHFLNIPLPDGIANTVITTYAFHHVPDEEKEKAIKEMFRVLKPDGRLIIADVMFKSEKEKRRIGEEDGITEEIEDEYFATIEHLRKVCERGELVFTFEQVTRYVWVVEVKRTTR
- a CDS encoding GNAT family N-acetyltransferase, which codes for MRPIIREAKLGDKPFIEEIAKLTWEGEDYLGRVFENWLRDGNFYVLELEGKVIGTAKLTILPDKVGWLEGLRVHPNYQKRGLGRLIQNFMLHKGKELAEKGIINTLEFSTYFLNKESIAMAKKDGFRIVERFYYIQRALGEGEEPTLSRINSLDELDYEEYIPYGWKFLHRCEESLKWLNKKAEVREYKGYKFFYALIHENEPAFTPFKLSTETIKNILPAMSFEVRNIGYDSIDIMLPEEKQDLIEPLKELGFKNWTGFKEPDVLVFRKEL
- a CDS encoding GNAT family N-acetyltransferase, with product MKVQVLEFEEKFAEGVEELYNTLGWKFSPKLINIWKSLRNYSKVLVALSDDRVVGKVTLDVAFPPYAEIVNLIVHPEYHGKGIGTKLIEECIKISESKGHNIQFLMTEYDNIPALNLYRKFNFYPAILSKRKQLWLFRFGKGSFVENFLKAHSLFEFKVSRKKVSFHGEKFYEISFADIMSNARLKVYFRGQPGQEGTMPRIAGISFMEGKKTFDLVAYETPFELGIFNYGEGVSLKIEPLSPKGLEVFIEKQILKLSRNQNERVKIDFKKTRDFDTPLDYLSFRTIVASFRINEKFVISIGKDCR